Proteins found in one Magnolia sinica isolate HGM2019 chromosome 5, MsV1, whole genome shotgun sequence genomic segment:
- the LOC131245852 gene encoding uncharacterized protein LOC131245852 has product MTGGEREGEEEEEEKRGEIVMDASLKDLSRKLEEFAKARDWEEHHSPRNLLLAMVGEVGELSEIFQWKGEVAKGLPNWEESDKEHLGEELSDVLLYLIRLADICGIDLGDAASKKIIKNAMKYPPKLL; this is encoded by the exons ATGAcaggaggagaaagagaaggagaagaagaagaagaagagaaaagaggagagattGTGATGGATGCAAGTCTCAAGGACCTCTCAAGAAAGCTAGAGGAATTTGCCAAGGCAAGAGACTGGGAAGAGCACCATAGCCCAAGGAATCTACTTCTTGCCATG GTAGGTGAAGTTGGGGAGCTGTCAGAGATATTCCAGTGGAAGGGAGAGGTAGCCAAGGGCTTGCCAAATTGGGAGGAATCTGATAAAGAGCATCTAGGAGAAGAGCTATCTGATGTCTTGTTATACCTCATAAGGTTGGCTGATATATGTGGCATTGATCTTGGAGATGCTGCTtcaaagaaaatcattaaaaatgcAATGAAATACCCTCCTAAGCTTttgtag